The genomic segment TTGGCGAGCTGACGGCGATGGTCGTGGACGACGACCCTCGGCTGCGCGCCCTGTGCCGCGCGCTGCTGGAGCGCGACGGGTGGCAGGTGCTCGAAGCGTCGGACGGCGCCAAGGCGATCGAAATCGCCCAATCACAGCCGCTCGACGCTATCGTTATGGATGTCGTGATGCCCGGCATGGATGGTTACGAAACCACGCGCGCTCTGCGAGCCGACGCCATGACCGCCAACACGCCGATCGTGATGCTTAGCGCG from the Planctomycetia bacterium genome contains:
- a CDS encoding response regulator yields the protein MFENLQQVGELTAMVVDDDPRLRALCRALLERDGWQVLEASDGAKAIEIAQSQPLDAIVMDVVMPGMDGYETTRALRADAMTANTPIVMLSACVEPDAVLQGLKSGADEYLGKPVHPEEFILRMRAMSRLRRVARELERS